A genomic region of Runella rosea contains the following coding sequences:
- a CDS encoding radical SAM/SPASM domain-containing protein: MNQNLNDGLNFLSKLSRKRVWNALKVIYSFYESKWTGKATQRGLPMSISFEPTTSCNLRCPECPSGLRSFTRPTGMLEYGLFKKTIDELSDTLLYLIFYFQGEPYLHPKFLELVKYASKKGIYTATSTNAHYLNDATARRTVESGLDRLIVSIDGTTQDVYEQYRVGGKLEKVLDGTRNILKWKRELKSKTPHVVFQFLVVQPNEHQIEDVKRLADELGVDELGLKTAQIYDYEQGDPLIPTIDKYSRYSQKPDGTYQIKNGLDGHCWKMWHSCVITWDGKVVPCCFDKDAHYRLGDVSETTFKNLWQSDAYRQFRQTLIRSRSEIEMCKNCTEGTQVWA; this comes from the coding sequence ATGAACCAGAACCTAAACGATGGGCTCAATTTCTTGTCCAAACTCTCCCGCAAGCGGGTCTGGAATGCCCTGAAGGTGATTTATAGTTTTTACGAATCCAAATGGACGGGTAAAGCCACCCAACGCGGCTTGCCGATGAGCATCTCTTTTGAACCTACCACGAGCTGCAATCTTCGCTGCCCAGAGTGTCCCAGTGGCCTGCGGTCTTTTACCCGGCCTACGGGAATGTTGGAATATGGGTTATTCAAAAAGACCATCGACGAGCTTTCGGATACGCTTTTGTACCTCATTTTTTATTTTCAGGGAGAACCTTATCTGCACCCCAAATTTTTGGAATTGGTCAAATATGCCTCCAAAAAAGGCATCTACACCGCCACCTCCACCAACGCCCATTATCTCAATGACGCTACCGCCCGCCGCACGGTGGAAAGTGGCCTCGACCGCCTTATTGTGTCAATCGACGGTACTACGCAGGATGTGTACGAACAATACCGCGTAGGCGGAAAACTGGAAAAGGTGTTGGACGGAACCCGCAACATACTGAAATGGAAACGCGAACTGAAGTCAAAAACGCCGCACGTGGTCTTTCAGTTTTTGGTGGTACAACCCAACGAACACCAAATCGAAGACGTAAAACGACTTGCCGACGAGCTGGGCGTAGATGAATTGGGACTCAAAACCGCCCAAATTTACGATTATGAACAAGGTGACCCGCTGATTCCAACCATTGATAAATACTCTCGCTATTCCCAAAAACCAGATGGCACCTATCAAATCAAAAACGGTTTGGACGGGCATTGCTGGAAGATGTGGCACTCGTGCGTCATCACGTGGGACGGCAAGGTGGTTCCTTGCTGCTTTGACAAAGACGCGCACTACCGATTAGGTGACGTATCGGAAACAACATTCAAAAATCTTTGGCAAAGCGACGCTTACCGTCAGTTTCGCCAAACACTGATTCGGTCACGCTCGGAGATTGAAATGTGCAAAAACTGCACCGAAGGCACGCAGGTGTGGGCGTGA
- a CDS encoding sugar phosphate isomerase/epimerase family protein produces the protein MLKLGFVSAILADFGYEHVIDFAANHGFSCVEMMCWPTNNADARRYAGVTHIDADRVLTDTIYAHNLIHFAKEKQVTISALGYYPNPLDPDTEKAVFYREHIKQLIKAAAKLGLHNVNTFIGRDPSKSITENLKTFGKVWPEIIQVAEAHNVKIGIENCPMFFTDDEWPGGKNLATTPAVWDRMFEIIPSPILGLNYDPSHMIWQMMDEARPIYDYKNRLHHIHLKDAKLYKEKLDRVGIMANPLEYHSPKLPGLGDVNWRKFFAALTDVRYRGPVCIEVEDKAYEGSIDDVKEAILTSRNYLRQFLG, from the coding sequence ATGTTAAAACTTGGATTTGTAAGCGCCATTTTGGCCGATTTTGGCTATGAACACGTTATTGATTTTGCCGCAAATCACGGATTCTCTTGCGTTGAAATGATGTGCTGGCCTACCAACAACGCCGACGCCCGGCGCTATGCGGGTGTCACACACATTGATGCTGACCGCGTACTCACCGATACCATCTACGCCCACAATCTCATTCATTTTGCCAAAGAAAAACAAGTAACTATTTCAGCATTAGGCTACTACCCCAACCCTTTGGACCCAGATACTGAAAAAGCCGTTTTTTACCGCGAACATATTAAGCAATTAATCAAAGCCGCCGCGAAGTTGGGTTTACATAACGTCAATACGTTTATCGGCCGTGACCCGTCCAAAAGCATTACCGAAAACCTGAAAACATTTGGTAAAGTATGGCCCGAAATTATTCAGGTGGCCGAAGCCCACAACGTCAAAATCGGCATCGAAAACTGCCCCATGTTTTTTACAGACGACGAATGGCCCGGCGGCAAAAACTTAGCTACCACGCCCGCTGTGTGGGACCGCATGTTTGAAATCATCCCAAGCCCTATTTTGGGTTTAAATTACGATCCATCGCACATGATTTGGCAGATGATGGACGAAGCAAGACCCATTTATGATTACAAAAACCGCCTGCACCATATCCACCTCAAAGACGCCAAGCTCTACAAAGAAAAGCTCGACCGCGTGGGCATTATGGCCAATCCGCTTGAGTACCACAGCCCAAAGCTCCCGGGCTTGGGTGATGTAAACTGGCGTAAATTCTTCGCAGCATTAACGGACGTGCGCTACCGAGGCCCCGTGTGTATTGAAGTAGAAGACAAAGCCTACGAAGGTAGCATTGATGACGTAAAAGAGGCTATTCTGACCAGCAGGAACTATTTGAGGCAGTTTTTAGGATAG
- a CDS encoding DUF418 domain-containing protein — MKTTAIAPKERILLIDGLRGFALLGILIAHITYWFNAGPTPDGIFQKYTNDIGFQIAGAFEGIFISGKFYTFFSFLFGLSFALQMESKSFTIGRFVWRLFILGLIGLAHSLHWRGDILSIYFVVGLVMILFRNASDKVLIIASLLLILNLPIRIRDGYRFFYPTPPPTAQQQKQNEQKTKSYWDTVKKGNYRELIAANVPAMVDKFDFQFDSGRIYITLGYFLLGLLAGRRKWFAKWEEHRLFFKKWLKISGFATLGIIAVAVPLGIAFGNGEPKPWFNLLMSALYDVHCMLLTFFYIVGMTLLLQKKSWKGALQNFSVIGKMALTSYLSQTLIGIILFYGVGFNLMGEVNPWICLLLTFPVYGIQILFSRWWLSNYTYGPVEWLWRSLTYLRWQPLKRGDLVAEF, encoded by the coding sequence ATGAAAACAACAGCCATTGCTCCCAAGGAGCGCATTCTACTCATTGACGGCCTGCGGGGTTTTGCCCTTTTAGGAATTCTCATTGCCCATATTACGTATTGGTTCAACGCAGGGCCGACCCCCGACGGTATTTTTCAGAAATATACCAACGATATCGGTTTTCAAATTGCTGGGGCCTTCGAAGGGATTTTTATTTCGGGAAAATTTTACACCTTTTTCTCCTTTCTGTTCGGCTTAAGTTTCGCGCTTCAAATGGAGAGCAAAAGCTTTACCATCGGGCGGTTTGTGTGGCGTTTGTTTATTTTGGGATTGATTGGTTTGGCGCACAGCCTGCATTGGCGAGGCGACATCCTGAGCATTTATTTTGTCGTAGGTTTGGTCATGATTTTGTTTCGCAATGCTTCCGACAAAGTGTTGATTATCGCATCGTTATTGCTGATTCTTAACCTACCGATTCGCATCCGTGATGGGTACCGGTTTTTCTATCCAACCCCGCCGCCGACGGCCCAGCAACAAAAACAAAATGAACAAAAAACCAAGTCGTATTGGGATACCGTAAAAAAGGGAAATTACCGTGAACTCATCGCGGCCAATGTGCCAGCGATGGTTGATAAATTTGACTTTCAGTTTGACAGCGGCCGCATTTACATTACGCTCGGTTATTTTCTGTTGGGTTTGTTGGCAGGGCGACGCAAATGGTTTGCCAAATGGGAAGAGCACCGATTGTTTTTTAAAAAATGGCTTAAAATCAGCGGTTTTGCTACGTTGGGTATCATTGCGGTGGCGGTTCCGTTGGGAATAGCCTTTGGCAATGGCGAACCAAAACCGTGGTTTAACCTGCTGATGAGCGCGTTATATGATGTCCATTGTATGTTGCTGACTTTTTTCTACATCGTGGGCATGACGCTTTTGTTACAGAAGAAAAGTTGGAAGGGGGCGTTGCAAAACTTTTCGGTTATCGGCAAAATGGCTCTTACTTCTTATCTAAGTCAGACCCTGATTGGTATAATTCTTTTTTACGGGGTAGGTTTCAATCTGATGGGCGAGGTAAACCCTTGGATTTGCTTGCTGCTTACATTTCCTGTCTACGGAATACAGATTTTATTCAGCCGTTGGTGGCTTTCAAACTACACTTACGGGCCAGTCGAGTGGCTGTGGCGTTCGCTTACGTACTTGCGTTGGCAGCCTTTAAAACGTGGCGATTTGGTCGCTGAGTTTTAA